From the Pseudomonas sp. SORT22 genome, one window contains:
- the motD gene encoding flagellar motor protein MotD — translation MARRRQPEEHENHERWLVSYADFITLLFAFFVVMYSISSINEGKYKVISQALIGVFNDPERSMKPIPIGDERPLSVKPAEPLIKDSEQVDAGLAQTSSDPLKTITDDVRDAFGDLIKSDQMTVRGNELWVEIELNSSLLFGSGDAMPSDVAFNIIEKVAKILKPFANPVHVEGFTDDLPIRTAQYPTNWELSSARAASIVRLLAMEGVNPARMASVGYGEFQPIAANDSAEGRARNRRVVLVISRNLEVRRSLTGTGSANATPDAAMKRAGTQTAPPAVAPTVGDNRVNSPSPTL, via the coding sequence ATGGCGCGCCGTCGACAACCCGAAGAGCATGAAAACCACGAACGCTGGCTGGTGTCCTACGCCGACTTCATCACCTTGCTGTTTGCCTTCTTCGTGGTCATGTATTCGATCTCGTCGATCAACGAGGGCAAGTACAAGGTCATTTCCCAGGCGCTGATCGGCGTGTTCAACGACCCCGAGCGGAGCATGAAGCCGATCCCCATTGGCGACGAGCGCCCGCTCAGCGTCAAGCCGGCCGAGCCGTTGATCAAGGACAGCGAGCAGGTCGATGCGGGCCTGGCGCAAACCAGCAGCGACCCGCTCAAGACCATCACCGATGACGTGCGCGACGCCTTCGGCGACCTGATCAAGTCCGACCAGATGACCGTGCGCGGCAACGAGCTGTGGGTCGAGATCGAACTCAATTCGTCGCTGCTGTTCGGCAGCGGCGACGCCATGCCCAGCGACGTCGCGTTCAACATCATCGAGAAGGTGGCGAAGATCCTCAAGCCGTTCGCCAACCCGGTGCACGTCGAAGGCTTTACCGACGACCTGCCGATTCGCACCGCGCAGTACCCGACCAACTGGGAGCTGTCATCGGCACGGGCGGCGAGTATCGTCCGCCTGCTGGCGATGGAAGGGGTGAACCCGGCGCGCATGGCATCGGTCGGTTACGGCGAGTTCCAGCCGATCGCCGCCAACGACAGCGCTGAAGGCCGGGCGCGCAACCGACGGGTGGTGCTGGTGATCTCGCGCAACCTCGAAGTACGCCGCAGCCTGACTGGCACTGGCAGCGCCAATGCCACCCCGGACGCGGCGATGAAGCGGGCTGGCACACAAACTGCACCGCCAGCGGTAGCACCGACGGTGGGCGACAATCGCGTCAATTCCCCGTCACCGACCCTATAA
- a CDS encoding flagellar motor protein, translating to MDVLSLIGIILAFVAIVGGNYLEGGHLSALLNGPAALIVLGGTLAAALLQSPMSAFKRALQIVRWILFPPRVDLAGGIDRVVNWSLTARKEGLLGLEGVADAEPDPYARKGLQLLVDGAEPEAIRSILEVDFYTQESRDVQAAKVFESMGGYAPTIGIIGAVMGLIHVMGNLADPSQLGNGIAVAFVATIYGVASANLILLPIANKLKALALRQSRYREMLLEGLLSIAEGENPRSIELKLQGFME from the coding sequence ATGGATGTCTTGAGCCTTATCGGGATCATCCTGGCCTTTGTCGCCATCGTTGGCGGCAACTACCTCGAAGGCGGCCACCTGTCGGCACTGCTCAATGGCCCGGCGGCCTTGATCGTGCTCGGCGGCACCCTGGCGGCGGCCTTGCTGCAATCGCCGATGAGCGCCTTCAAGCGCGCGCTGCAGATCGTGCGCTGGATCCTGTTCCCGCCACGGGTCGACCTGGCTGGCGGTATCGACCGGGTCGTCAACTGGTCGCTGACCGCACGCAAGGAAGGCCTGCTGGGCCTGGAAGGCGTCGCCGATGCCGAGCCGGACCCGTACGCACGCAAAGGTCTGCAGTTGCTGGTCGACGGCGCCGAGCCGGAAGCCATTCGCAGCATTCTCGAGGTGGATTTCTACACCCAGGAAAGCCGCGACGTGCAGGCCGCCAAGGTGTTCGAGAGCATGGGCGGCTATGCGCCGACCATCGGTATCATCGGTGCGGTGATGGGCCTGATTCACGTCATGGGCAATCTTGCTGACCCGTCGCAGTTGGGCAACGGCATTGCCGTGGCCTTCGTCGCCACCATTTACGGTGTTGCCAGTGCCAACCTGATCCTGCTGCCGATCGCCAACAAGCTCAAGGCCCTGGCCCTGCGTCAGTCGCGCTACCGGGAAATGCTTCTGGAAGGCTTGCTGTCGATCGCCGAAGGCGAAAACCCGCGCTCGATCGAGCTGAAGCTTCAGGGCTTCATGGAGTAA
- a CDS encoding ParA family protein, giving the protein MRVWAVANQKGGVGKTTTSIALAGLLAEAGKRVVVVDLDPHGSMTSYFGHNPDALEHSCYDLFLHKGTVPEGLPGQLLLPTSDEKISLLPSSTALAVLERQSPGQSGLGLVIAKSLAQLWQDFDYAIIDSPPLLGVLMVNALAASQQLVIPVQTEYLAVKGLERMVSTLAMVNRSRKQALPYHIVPTLFDRRTQASMGTLRVLRDAYPEHIWQGYIPVDTRLRDASRAGLTPSQFDGKSRGVVAYRALLKHLLTQNLALQVA; this is encoded by the coding sequence ATGAGAGTCTGGGCAGTAGCCAATCAAAAAGGTGGAGTCGGCAAGACCACCACGTCCATCGCCCTGGCCGGCCTGCTGGCCGAGGCGGGCAAGCGTGTGGTTGTAGTCGACCTCGACCCGCACGGGTCGATGACCAGCTACTTCGGGCACAACCCCGATGCGCTGGAGCACAGTTGCTACGACCTGTTCCTGCACAAGGGCACCGTGCCCGAGGGCTTGCCCGGGCAATTGCTGTTGCCCACCAGCGACGAGAAAATCTCGCTGCTGCCCTCGAGCACCGCCCTGGCCGTGCTTGAGCGCCAGTCGCCGGGCCAGAGTGGCCTGGGCCTGGTGATCGCCAAGTCTCTGGCGCAGCTTTGGCAGGATTTCGACTACGCCATCATCGACAGCCCGCCGTTGCTCGGCGTGCTGATGGTCAACGCCCTGGCGGCCAGCCAGCAGTTGGTGATCCCGGTGCAAACCGAGTACCTGGCGGTCAAGGGCCTGGAGCGCATGGTCAGCACCCTGGCGATGGTCAACCGCTCGCGCAAGCAGGCCTTGCCTTACCACATCGTGCCGACCCTGTTCGACCGCCGTACCCAGGCCTCGATGGGTACCTTGCGGGTGCTGCGCGACGCTTACCCCGAGCATATCTGGCAAGGCTACATCCCGGTCGACACGCGCCTGCGTGACGCCAGCCGGGCTGGCTTGACACCCTCGCAGTTCGACGGCAAAAGCCGCGGCGTGGTGGCTTACCGCGCCTTGCTCAAGCACCTGCTGACGCAGAACCTCGCCTTGCAGGTGGCCTGA
- a CDS encoding chemotaxis protein CheW, with translation MKKSSAQGSEDPILQWVTFKLDNESYGINVMQVQEVLRYTEIAPVPGAPSYVLGIINLRGNVVTVIDTRQRFGLLSSEITDNTRIVIIEADKQVVGILVDSVAEVVYLRQSEIETAPNVGNEESAKFIQGVCNKNNELLILVELDKMMTEEEWSELENI, from the coding sequence ATGAAAAAATCGTCTGCACAAGGTTCCGAAGATCCGATCCTGCAGTGGGTGACCTTCAAACTGGACAACGAGTCCTACGGCATCAATGTGATGCAGGTGCAGGAAGTCCTGCGCTACACCGAGATCGCCCCGGTCCCGGGTGCCCCGAGCTACGTGCTGGGCATCATCAACCTGCGCGGTAACGTGGTCACCGTGATCGACACCCGCCAGCGCTTCGGCCTGCTGTCCAGCGAGATCACCGACAACACCCGTATCGTCATCATCGAAGCCGACAAGCAAGTGGTCGGCATTCTGGTCGACAGCGTTGCCGAAGTGGTTTACCTGCGTCAGTCGGAAATCGAGACCGCGCCGAATGTCGGCAACGAAGAATCGGCCAAGTTCATCCAGGGTGTGTGCAACAAGAACAACGAACTGCTGATTCTGGTCGAGCTGGACAAAATGATGACCGAGGAAGAGTGGTCCGAGCTGGAGAACATCTGA
- a CDS encoding CheW domain-containing protein, whose protein sequence is MNRPQQLASRPQMALQSYLDGLLQEATEELDEVLPASVEPDEFQAAVREEQARDAQVAAQAAVKPEPRPFAEPSRPVLPLTLPAVVEPVLEPVVEVPEVAQVAPVEPLVDVHLPPAPNQPVPPATIDGRPAWAAEPFECLLFDVAGLTLAVPLVCLGSIYSLAGHELTPLFGQPDWFLGILPSQSGNLKVLDTARWVMPDRYRDDFRQGLQYVISVQGYEWGLAVHQVSRSLRLDPNEIKWRSQRGQRPWLAGTVIEHMCALLDVAELAELIASGAVKQLHNTHK, encoded by the coding sequence ATGAATCGTCCTCAACAGCTTGCCAGCCGGCCGCAGATGGCCCTGCAGAGCTACCTCGATGGCTTGCTGCAGGAGGCCACCGAAGAACTCGACGAAGTGCTGCCAGCTTCGGTTGAGCCCGACGAATTCCAGGCGGCTGTGCGCGAAGAGCAGGCCCGTGATGCCCAGGTGGCGGCCCAGGCCGCGGTAAAACCCGAACCACGGCCGTTTGCCGAGCCATCTCGGCCGGTATTGCCGCTGACCTTGCCAGCGGTTGTCGAGCCTGTGCTGGAGCCTGTGGTCGAAGTGCCTGAGGTTGCCCAGGTCGCACCGGTCGAGCCGCTGGTGGACGTGCACCTGCCGCCGGCGCCCAATCAACCGGTACCGCCGGCCACCATCGATGGCCGTCCGGCCTGGGCCGCCGAGCCGTTCGAATGCCTGCTGTTCGATGTTGCCGGCCTGACCCTGGCGGTACCGCTGGTGTGCCTGGGCTCGATCTACTCGCTGGCCGGCCATGAACTGACACCACTGTTCGGCCAGCCTGACTGGTTCCTTGGCATCCTGCCGAGCCAGAGCGGCAACCTCAAGGTATTGGACACCGCCCGCTGGGTCATGCCCGACCGCTACCGGGACGACTTTCGCCAGGGCCTGCAGTACGTGATTTCGGTCCAGGGCTACGAATGGGGCCTGGCGGTGCATCAGGTCAGCCGTTCGCTGCGCCTGGATCCCAACGAGATCAAGTGGCGCAGCCAGCGTGGCCAGCGGCCATGGCTGGCCGGCACCGTGATTGAACACATGTGCGCGTTGCTCGACGTCGCCGAGCTGGCCGAGTTGATCGCCAGTGGCGCAGTCAAGCAACTGCACAACACCCATAAATAA